AGAGCGAGCCCAGCAAACGGCAGCGCCGGCACGGCAAGCGCGGTCAACAACAGGTTGTAGAAAAGCTGAGGGGCAATCACGGTGTGGAGCTACCCGAGGTCGGTTGCGGCGTGGCGAAGGAGGCGTCGGCGATTTTCGTAATCGAGATGAGCGTCTCTTCCAGTTCCTGTCTTTTGCTGTCCATGACTTCCAGCGTAGCATCGCGCGGAACGAGAATCGGCGGCCCGGCGACGTAGGAGACGCGGCTGAAAGGAAAGGGAATCGTCAGCCGGTCCCAACTGTTGATAGTGATTTTCCACGCTGCTCCATAGGTTACAGGAAAAATAGGCGCGCCAGTGGCGCGTGCCAACTGCAAGACGCCGGGCTTGGCTTGTTCGCGCGGGCCTCGCGGCCCGTCCGGCACCACCAGCAGGTCATAGCCTTGGCGATGCGCCGCCAGCATGCCTTTCAAGCCTCCTGTCCAGCCGCGTGTGGACGAGCCGCGCACGGCGCTAGTGCCGAATCGTTTCAATACCCGGGTGATAATCTCGCCATCGCGGTGGATGCTATTCATCACGCACGCCTTCGGCCCGTGATAACCGAAGCCCATCATGAGAATCCGGCCATGCCAAAAGGCGAGGATGACTTGCTCACCGCGTTGCCAGCGAGCGAACAGCTCTTCGCCGTTGATGAAACGTTTCCGCGTCGTCTTTCCCAGCAGCCAGAGGGCGCAGAATCCCAATGCCGCCCAGCAGCGGATTTTGAGTTCCTCACCGAAGGGGAAGCGCGGTTCTTGCTCCCTAGAGGGGGGTGTCGTTGAACTGGAGGTCATAGAGTTTGCGATATTGAGTGTTGTGAGCGAGGAGGTCGGCATGGCGGCCTTCTTCCACGATCTTGCCATCGGCCAGGACAAGAATGCGATCCGCCCGTTGGATGGTGGAGAGGCGGTGCGCGATCACCAGGACCGTGCGCCCCACCACGAGTTGTTCGATGGCAGCTTGGACGAGGCGCTCGGATTCCGTGTCGAGCGAAGAGGTCGCTTCGTCCAAAATGAGGATCGGCGCATTCTTCAGAAGGGCACGGGCGATGGCGATCCGCTGCCGTTGTCCGCCGGACAAACGCACGCCCAGTTCCCCGGTGACGGTGTCGTAGCCTTGCGGTAGCGCGGTGATGAAGTCGTGGGCATGCGCAGCTTTTGCCGCGGCGATCACCTGTTCCTCCGGCATCGACGGCGCGCCGTAGGCAATGTTGTTTCTCACGGTGTCGTTGAAGAGAAAGGTGAATTGCGTGACCACCGCGATCTGGTCGCGCAGCGACTGGAGCGTCACTTCGCGGAGATCGAGGCCATCGATGGTAATGCTGCCTTCTTCGACGTCGTAGAACCGTGGGATCAAATCCGCCAGCGTGCTTTTCCCGCCGCCGCTTGTCCCGACCAGAGCGACGACTTCGCCGGCACGAATGCACAGGTGAATGTCCCGCAACACCCAATCGTTTTGATAGCGGAACCCGACCTTGTCGAAGTGGAGATCGCGATGGATGCCGGTAATGACCTGCGCGTTGGGGCGGTCGCTGACTTCGTTGCGTTCGTCCAGCACCTCAAAGAGGCGTTCGGCTGCAGCCAGGCCGTTTTGGATGGTGGCGTTGGTGCGCGTGAGGTGCTTGAAGGGTTCGTAGAGCAACATCATCGCCGTCAAAAAGGCGATGAACGCGCCTTGAGTGCGCTCCCCGCTAATGACGCTGGCGCCGCCATACCACACGACGGCGGCGATGCCACACGCCGAGACCAATTCCACCATCGGCGGCACGAAGGCGCGCATGCGCCCGGCCCGCATGGAATGACGAAACAAGCGCTTGTTCTCGGTAGCGAAGCGCTCGCGCTCGTAGTGTTCCATGCCGAAGGCTTTGACCACTCGGTTGCCTTGAATGGTCTCTTGCAGCAACGCCGTCAGATTGCCGAGCGAGCCTTGCCCACGGCGGCTGGACGAGCGCACTTTTTTATAGACGCTCATTAGGGGCAAGATGGTGACAGGAAAAACGATGAACGCTATCAGCGCGAGAAACCAGTCTTTCAGGAAAGCGACGATGATGAGAGCGAGGAGCGTCGTGGCATCCTTCATCATGGACGCCGAGGATTGGGTGAGAGCTTCGCGTACCAGTGTGGTGTCGTTGGTGACACGCGATAGGATCGTCCCGGTCGGAGTACGGTGAAAGAAGGAGAGCGATAAGGATTGTAGGTGCGCGTTCAAGGCGTTGCGCAGGTCCTCGACAATGCGCTGCCCAACATACTCGATCAGATAGGCACTTCCAAAGTTGACCAGCCCACGGAAGAGAAAAATGCCGACCACAAGCCAGGGGAGGAGCTTGAGGGCTTCGAGATTCTTCTCGGCGAAGATGTCGTCGAAGATGTGCTCGACTAAAAAAGGCAACGCCCCGTTGGTGGCGCTGAAGCACAGCATACAAAACAGCGCACAGGCGAACTCCGGGACCAGATACGGACGGAGAAACGGAAAAAGGCGACGATAGATGTTCATCGGGGAGCAGCGAGCATGTCTAACGCGAGTTGCGCCGCGCGTTCCGCCGCGCCGCCGGAGCCAAGACGACGACGGACTTCACGCAGTCCTTCCTGCGTGACCCTATAGGCTTGTGGATCGTCGAGCAACCGCCGCACTTCAGTGGCAATGCGTTCCGGGGTGACTTGGCGCTGGACGAGTTCAGGGACGACGCGCCGCTCGGCAATGAGATTGGGCATGCCGATGAACGGTACGCGCACGATCAATCGCGCCAGGGCGTAGGTCACCGGAGCGAGACGATACACGATGACCATCGGGCGTTCGAGCAGCGCAGTTTCCAACGTAGCCGTGCCGGAGGCGACCATGGCGAAATCGGCGGCATGGACGATGTTGTAGGTGTCGCCTTGGATGATCGGTATAGGCTGCTGGCCGACCTGACGTGCGAGATGCTCCGTGTCGAGGGTAGAAGCGACGGCAAGGACGAATTGATAGGAAGGACCAAGCAACTTCGCCGCCGCGATCATAGGGGGGAGCAAGTAGCGGACTTCCTGCGCGCGGCTGCCGGGCAACAGGGCGATGGTTTTTTGGGTCGGATCGAGTCCGAGTTGGTGCAGTGTGTCTTCCCGAGCGCGGGTCGGACGCACCCGATCGACGAGCGGATGACCGACAAAATCGACGTGACAGCCGTGTGCGGCGTAAAAGGCCGACTCGAAAGGAAAGATCGCGGCCAAGCGGTCAACACGTTTGGCGATGGTATGCACGCGCCGCTTGCGCCACGCCCAGACTTGCGGGCTGATGTAATAGAACACCTTCACTCCGACCTGCTTGGCGACCTTGGCCAGACGCAGGTTGAACTCGGGAAAGTCGATCAGAATCAATAAGTCTGGCGGCGTCGTGCGCAGCAGGTGGGTGAGTTGGCGGTACGCACGAATCAACGCACGGAGTTTATCGCGGGCCTCGAAGAGGCCCATGCCGGCGATAGCAGCAGTATCTACCAGAGTATGCATCCCGGCTTCGCGCAGGTATTGCCCACCGACGCCAAAGACCTCAATGTCCGGTGCATTCTTCTTCAAAGCAGCGACCAGGTCCGCGCCATGCACATCGCCCGAGGCTTCCCCGGCAACGAGGAGGACGCGAGGCTTGAGGCTTGAGGCTTGAGGCTTGAGGCTTGGGAGAGTCACAGTTTTGAGAAAACGGAGAGAGAGTGGCGTTCCGATCAAGCAGCTCCGCCACGGCTTGGCGTTCCCGCTTCGTTGCTCGCGAACTCGACTCTCTCGTAGATGTCCCGCAGCCCCACCTCGCAGCCGATCGAGGACAGAAGGACGGTACTGGCCAAATCGCTGGCTTCAGAGAGAACCCATTGGTCGCCTTGTCGCACATAATGCTCGACTCGTACCTTATTCTGCGCAATGAGGACGTAGTCTCTGAGCGACTCTAGCCGCCGGTAGTGGGCAAATTTCTCGCCACGGTCGTACGCTTCGGTCGAGTCGGACAACACCTCTACGATGACGTTCGGATTGAGTAACGTATCCATACGCGCGTCCTCAAAGTACGGCTCGCCGCAGAGGGCAGCCACATCCGGGTAGGTGTACAAACCGGTAACGCTCACTTTCACCCGCATATCGTTAATGTAGGCTTCACATGGCCGTCCTCTCAGTTGGGTGCGCAGTTCGCCGAAGACGTTGCCGGCAATCAGGTTATGTTGCCGACTAGCTCCGACCATGGCAAAGATGGAGCCGTTGATGTACTCACTCCTGTGCTTCGCTTGGCGCTCAAGGGCAAGGTAATGGTCCGGTGTGTAGCGCGACTGAGCTAGAGACGACATGGCTTCCTCCGCTGGTATCAGTATTTTCCAACTGTACCTTGCCCCAGTCTCCCGCGACAAGGGCTGAGTTTCAAGCCAACTCCTCCACTAGTGCCTTCGCCTCTTGCAAGTCCTTCGTATCAAAGCCTTCGGTGAACCAACCGTAAATCTCGGCCAACATGTTGCGTGCTGCGTGGTGCTTGCCTTGCTGTTGCCAGAGCCGCGCCAAGCTCATCACCGCCCGCAGTTCCAGGGACTTGGCCTGCTGCTTTTGGGCAATGTCGATCGCTTTGAGAAAGCACGTTTCGGCTTCCGCCTCGGCTTGGGTGCTGGGTGTTGGGGACTTTCCACTCTCCACTTTCCACTGTTGCAGCGTCAGCTCGCCTTTCAGCCGATACAGCTCGGCCTCATGGTATCGTTCCTCAGTCCGGTCGATCATGGTCAAAGCCTCAGCGAGTACGGCAAGTCCTTCCTCGGCCTGCCCTACTTTGCTGTACGCCTCGGCTAACAGCCCGAGGCGGATTGCGGTGTACAACCTTGCCCCTGTTGCCTGATAGAGGGTCAACCCGTGGCGGAGCTGGCCAATGCCCGCCTCGCCCTCTCCCTGCTGAACGCGGAACCAGCCTTGCCACATCATCCCCACCGCCATGTAGTACGGCAACCCCTGCTTGGTTGCGAACGCCATCAACGCCTCGGCCTGCTCGTGGATGTCCTGCACCTCCCGCCGCAACTGATAGACACTAGTAGCCCAAGCACGGGTGGCCGCAGCCGCCAACGTAACGGAATGAGCCAACCCCTGAGCCAGCGTGGAAGCCTCGCGCATTCGCTGCCGGGCTTTGTCTGGATAGCCCAGATACCACAGAGTGGCGGCTGCAACACACCGGCAATGTACCCCAGCATCATGTAGAGCTAGGCCAGCCTGCGCGTGATGCTGCGTCGGGTTGTAGAGGGCCATTGCCTGTTCCAGGTGTTCCAGGGCTGGCACCAATGCGCCCCGCAAATATAAGGTTGTTCCGCACGCCAAGTGGGCGAGGACGAGGGAAACGGGGTCTTGGCCGTGCTGGGCGAGCCGCAAGAGCTGCTCCGCGACCTCCAGGGCCGTCTGCAACTCCCCCCGCACACGATACAACTCAGCTAATCCCCATAGCACAGGAACGAGTTGGGGAGTGTCGCCCACTTGCCGGCACAGCTCCCGCGCCCGCGCGTATGCTCGCTCCACCTCTGGTGCAGTAAAACCTTTGGTAGCCACGAAAACCTGACCAAGCATCGTCTGTAAGGCCAGTTCTTGCAGAGTCCGCTCTGGGGTGTCCGCCAAAGTCTTCAGCACCGCCAATCCTCTGGTGAGGTGGCTGACCGCCTCAGCATGGGCCGAACGCGACACGGCTCGTTGTCCAGCGTTCTGCCAATACGGAATCGCCTGTTCGACAAGGCCGGCTTCGGTGTAGTGATGCGCAAGGAGTTCGGGCTGGGCTTCTTTCGTCTCTGGGAAACGCTCTTCCAAGACATGAGCAATCTGTTGGTGGAGTTGTTGGCGGCGGCTCTTGAGCAGTGACTGATAGGCCGTGTCCTGAATGAGAGCGTGCTTGAAGATGTAGCTGGCCTGCGGCGTCAGCCCGCGCTGATACACCAGCTCCGTCGCGACCAACTGCTGCAGCCCGTGCTGTAAGGTTTCTTCATTAAGAGGGGAGACTGCGTGCAGCAGTTCATAGCTAAATTCGCGCCCAATCGTCGCCCCTAGCTGGGCAATTTCTTTGGCCGGTCCCAGCCGATCAAGTCGAGCCATCAGGGCATCCTGCAAGGTAGCGGGAATACCCAAGTGTAGGGGCGCAGCATGCTGCGCCCCTACAGATTCCACCACGGACTTGGTCAATTCTTCTACGAACAGCGGCACGCCATCCGTCTTGGCCACGATCTGCTGCACGATTTCTTTGGGGAGATCTTTGCCGCCGGTCACCTGCTCCACCATGGTTTCTACGTGACGGCACCCCAACCGACTGAGCGTGAGCTGGCTGAGGTAGGAATGCGCACCCCACGGTGGGGTAAACTCCAGTCGAAACGTCAGGACCGCCAAGAGCCGGGTGGTCGGCACTTGGGCCACAAAGAGCGTGAGGAGTTCGAGGGTGGATGGGTCGGCCCAGTGTAGGTCTTCCCAGACGCAGCAGACTGGAGCCTGTCCTGTCTCCTCCAGCAGCCAGCTCACTAACGCCGCGAGCGTCTTCTCTTTCTGCTTTTGGGGGCTCAGGGTGAGTACGGGATGCCCGTCAGGATGGGGCAGAGATAACAGTGAGGCCAGGAGAGCCACGGTCTCTGCTTGTAGGGGCGAGGTCACCTCGCCCCTACCTTTCCAGGCGGCCGCCAGCTTCC
Above is a window of Deltaproteobacteria bacterium DNA encoding:
- a CDS encoding lysophospholipid acyltransferase family protein, whose product is MPTSSLTTLNIANSMTSSSTTPPSREQEPRFPFGEELKIRCWAALGFCALWLLGKTTRKRFINGEELFARWQRGEQVILAFWHGRILMMGFGYHGPKACVMNSIHRDGEIITRVLKRFGTSAVRGSSTRGWTGGLKGMLAAHRQGYDLLVVPDGPRGPREQAKPGVLQLARATGAPIFPVTYGAAWKITINSWDRLTIPFPFSRVSYVAGPPILVPRDATLEVMDSKRQELEETLISITKIADASFATPQPTSGSSTP
- the msbA gene encoding lipid A export permease/ATP-binding protein MsbA, with the translated sequence MNIYRRLFPFLRPYLVPEFACALFCMLCFSATNGALPFLVEHIFDDIFAEKNLEALKLLPWLVVGIFLFRGLVNFGSAYLIEYVGQRIVEDLRNALNAHLQSLSLSFFHRTPTGTILSRVTNDTTLVREALTQSSASMMKDATTLLALIIVAFLKDWFLALIAFIVFPVTILPLMSVYKKVRSSSRRGQGSLGNLTALLQETIQGNRVVKAFGMEHYERERFATENKRLFRHSMRAGRMRAFVPPMVELVSACGIAAVVWYGGASVISGERTQGAFIAFLTAMMLLYEPFKHLTRTNATIQNGLAAAERLFEVLDERNEVSDRPNAQVITGIHRDLHFDKVGFRYQNDWVLRDIHLCIRAGEVVALVGTSGGGKSTLADLIPRFYDVEEGSITIDGLDLREVTLQSLRDQIAVVTQFTFLFNDTVRNNIAYGAPSMPEEQVIAAAKAAHAHDFITALPQGYDTVTGELGVRLSGGQRQRIAIARALLKNAPILILDEATSSLDTESERLVQAAIEQLVVGRTVLVIAHRLSTIQRADRILVLADGKIVEEGRHADLLAHNTQYRKLYDLQFNDTPL
- the lpxB gene encoding lipid-A-disaccharide synthase; the protein is MIGTPLSLRFLKTVTLPSLKPQASSLKPRVLLVAGEASGDVHGADLVAALKKNAPDIEVFGVGGQYLREAGMHTLVDTAAIAGMGLFEARDKLRALIRAYRQLTHLLRTTPPDLLILIDFPEFNLRLAKVAKQVGVKVFYYISPQVWAWRKRRVHTIAKRVDRLAAIFPFESAFYAAHGCHVDFVGHPLVDRVRPTRAREDTLHQLGLDPTQKTIALLPGSRAQEVRYLLPPMIAAAKLLGPSYQFVLAVASTLDTEHLARQVGQQPIPIIQGDTYNIVHAADFAMVASGTATLETALLERPMVIVYRLAPVTYALARLIVRVPFIGMPNLIAERRVVPELVQRQVTPERIATEVRRLLDDPQAYRVTQEGLREVRRRLGSGGAAERAAQLALDMLAAPR
- a CDS encoding Uma2 family endonuclease — encoded protein: MSSLAQSRYTPDHYLALERQAKHRSEYINGSIFAMVGASRQHNLIAGNVFGELRTQLRGRPCEAYINDMRVKVSVTGLYTYPDVAALCGEPYFEDARMDTLLNPNVIVEVLSDSTEAYDRGEKFAHYRRLESLRDYVLIAQNKVRVEHYVRQGDQWVLSEASDLASTVLLSSIGCEVGLRDIYERVEFASNEAGTPSRGGAA
- a CDS encoding AAA family ATPase, translated to MFCDLVGATALSAQLDPEDLRDVVWSYQQTCAAVIEHYEGHIAQYLGDGLLVYFGYPVAHEDDAARAVRAGLAIIAALQERVPSPLVGEGQGEGAVGARHAVPLRVRIGIHTGPVVMGEMGGGAKREHLALGETPNIAARIQGQAAPDEVLISAATSRLVEDLFECEERGQSTLKGVAPPLTLYRVLKEGDARSRFQAAVRTGLTPLVGREHELGLLRECWERATQAAGQVVVLSGEPGIGKSRLVEALKETVEHEGARCFELRCSPYHQNSALAPAIEHLQQVLGFQRDESPKEKLRKLAAAWKGRGEVTSPLQAETVALLASLLSLPHPDGHPVLTLSPQKQKEKTLAALVSWLLEETGQAPVCCVWEDLHWADPSTLELLTLFVAQVPTTRLLAVLTFRLEFTPPWGAHSYLSQLTLSRLGCRHVETMVEQVTGGKDLPKEIVQQIVAKTDGVPLFVEELTKSVVESVGAQHAAPLHLGIPATLQDALMARLDRLGPAKEIAQLGATIGREFSYELLHAVSPLNEETLQHGLQQLVATELVYQRGLTPQASYIFKHALIQDTAYQSLLKSRRQQLHQQIAHVLEERFPETKEAQPELLAHHYTEAGLVEQAIPYWQNAGQRAVSRSAHAEAVSHLTRGLAVLKTLADTPERTLQELALQTMLGQVFVATKGFTAPEVERAYARARELCRQVGDTPQLVPVLWGLAELYRVRGELQTALEVAEQLLRLAQHGQDPVSLVLAHLACGTTLYLRGALVPALEHLEQAMALYNPTQHHAQAGLALHDAGVHCRCVAAATLWYLGYPDKARQRMREASTLAQGLAHSVTLAAAATRAWATSVYQLRREVQDIHEQAEALMAFATKQGLPYYMAVGMMWQGWFRVQQGEGEAGIGQLRHGLTLYQATGARLYTAIRLGLLAEAYSKVGQAEEGLAVLAEALTMIDRTEERYHEAELYRLKGELTLQQWKVESGKSPTPSTQAEAEAETCFLKAIDIAQKQQAKSLELRAVMSLARLWQQQGKHHAARNMLAEIYGWFTEGFDTKDLQEAKALVEELA